From the Billgrantia sulfidoxydans genome, one window contains:
- a CDS encoding TonB-dependent receptor domain-containing protein, whose translation MKTKHHLAAFGLAALPLAVQAQATVTQDTDIVALNPMVITATLAPRTADETLSSVTVLDEATLRRQDPTSVTDLLRGQPGVDVSSNGSFGKQSSVSIRGTSNNQSLLMIDGIRLRSATDGGPAWQYLDPRMFQRAEIVRGPRGSLYGADAVGGVVQLFTHDAQEGGPHPRISAGGGSFDTQRYSAGLSGSSGGTRYSFAGSHFTTDGTPVRRGGEDMGYDNTSALARMSHTFDSGAEVGFLALRARGTTEYDESGSMATTDYMQQVAGIYGELPVTDSWSSRLTLSEARDESVNHFWGSILDTQTRTARWENTLTSGGHELIIGAEYMNDSVAGSVTGNMPWDGPYDIEERDNKAVFGQALLDFEPLAVQASLRYDDNEAYGDEITGSLALGYDINSHHTLRASYGTAFKAPTFNDLYWPGFGNPELEAETSKTVELGVRGQYVRWFWDAAIYQTDIDNLIVWQQMGQPTTNVPTTRIRGVELSVGAEVDDWTLAAAATYTDPEDRATGNRLRRRSSQSARFDVDRELGEWFLGGSWVLQGYRYEDAANTDRIGGFGLVNLRAGWQFAPLWSARLTVENALDKEYVTTRFFDDDDYLNAGRAAFVSVHFGQ comes from the coding sequence ATGAAAACCAAGCATCATCTGGCCGCCTTCGGCCTGGCAGCGCTTCCTCTGGCCGTTCAGGCCCAGGCCACTGTCACGCAAGACACCGATATTGTCGCCCTCAATCCCATGGTGATCACCGCCACCCTGGCGCCGCGCACCGCCGACGAGACGCTCTCCTCGGTGACCGTGCTCGACGAGGCCACCCTGCGGCGTCAGGACCCCACCAGCGTCACCGATCTGCTGCGCGGCCAGCCCGGAGTGGACGTCAGCTCCAACGGCAGCTTCGGCAAACAGAGCAGCGTGTCGATTCGCGGCACCTCGAATAACCAGAGTCTGCTGATGATCGACGGCATTCGCCTGCGCTCCGCTACGGATGGCGGCCCTGCGTGGCAGTACCTCGACCCGCGCATGTTCCAGCGCGCCGAGATCGTGCGCGGCCCGCGGGGCAGCCTCTACGGCGCCGACGCGGTAGGCGGCGTGGTGCAGCTCTTCACCCATGACGCTCAGGAGGGCGGCCCGCACCCGCGCATCTCTGCAGGCGGCGGCTCCTTCGATACCCAGCGATACAGTGCAGGACTCTCCGGCAGTAGCGGCGGTACCCGCTACAGCTTTGCCGGCAGCCACTTCACCACCGATGGCACGCCGGTGCGTCGTGGTGGTGAGGATATGGGGTACGACAACACCTCAGCGCTGGCGCGAATGTCGCACACCTTCGATAGCGGCGCAGAAGTGGGATTTCTGGCGCTGAGAGCCCGCGGTACCACGGAGTATGACGAGAGCGGCTCCATGGCCACGACTGATTATATGCAGCAGGTGGCGGGAATTTATGGAGAACTGCCGGTAACTGACAGCTGGAGTAGTCGCTTGACGCTGAGCGAAGCGCGCGATGAAAGCGTCAACCACTTCTGGGGGTCTATCCTTGATACGCAGACACGCACGGCCCGCTGGGAGAACACGCTGACTTCAGGGGGGCATGAGTTGATTATCGGTGCGGAGTATATGAACGATAGCGTGGCCGGTAGTGTCACGGGGAATATGCCATGGGATGGTCCTTATGACATCGAGGAGCGTGATAACAAGGCCGTTTTCGGCCAGGCGCTACTCGATTTCGAACCGTTAGCCGTTCAAGCCAGCCTGCGTTATGACGATAACGAAGCCTACGGTGACGAGATTACCGGTAGCCTGGCGCTGGGGTATGACATCAATTCCCACCATACCCTGCGAGCCAGCTATGGCACCGCCTTCAAGGCGCCAACTTTCAACGACCTTTATTGGCCGGGGTTTGGCAATCCCGAGTTAGAAGCGGAAACATCCAAAACGGTGGAGCTCGGAGTACGTGGCCAATATGTGCGCTGGTTCTGGGATGCCGCAATCTATCAGACCGATATTGACAACCTGATCGTCTGGCAGCAAATGGGGCAGCCGACAACGAACGTACCCACTACGCGTATCCGTGGCGTCGAACTCTCCGTGGGCGCTGAGGTAGATGATTGGACGTTAGCTGCCGCCGCGACCTACACCGACCCTGAAGATCGGGCTACCGGAAATCGTCTTAGGCGCCGTTCCAGTCAGAGCGCCCGCTTCGACGTGGATCGTGAGCTGGGCGAGTGGTTCCTGGGGGGCTCCTGGGTTCTGCAGGGCTATCGCTACGAAGATGCTGCCAACACGGATCGAATCGGTGGCTTCGGGCTGGTCAATCTGCGTGCCGGCTGGCAGTTTGCACCGCTGTGGTCGGCTCGACTGACTGTGGAGAATGCCCTTGATAAAGAGTATGTCACGACACGTTTCTTCGATGACGATGACTACCTCAACGCCGGTCGTGCGGCCTTCGTCAGTGTCCACTTTGGCCAGTAG
- a CDS encoding cobalamin-binding protein: MLALSGPAAGEAYADSLCATDDRDREVCLPVPAGRIAALSPGATELVYAAGAGDQVVAVVDYSDYPPQAQAVPSLGSHTRIDMERLVALRPTLVIGWVTGNPSEQLEMLEALGLPVFYLEPRSFEGVASAIERLGRLAGTADAADREARRFRDGMIELRERYAGRAPVRVFYQVWDEPLMTVNDAHLIGSVLTACGGVNVFGDLERLVPRIGDESVLDADPEAILAGGMGEESREWLTHWEQYTNLTAVAEGNLFFVPPSLIQRPTPRLLEGSRLFCEKLEAARARR, from the coding sequence TTGCTGGCCCTGTCGGGGCCGGCGGCCGGCGAGGCGTATGCCGATTCGCTCTGCGCCACCGACGACCGCGACCGCGAGGTGTGTCTGCCGGTGCCCGCCGGTCGCATCGCCGCGCTGTCGCCCGGTGCGACCGAGCTGGTCTATGCCGCCGGGGCCGGTGACCAGGTAGTGGCCGTAGTGGACTACAGCGACTACCCGCCGCAGGCCCAGGCGGTGCCTTCGCTGGGCAGCCATACGCGCATCGACATGGAGCGCCTCGTCGCCCTGCGGCCCACACTGGTGATCGGCTGGGTGACCGGCAATCCCTCCGAGCAGCTGGAGATGCTGGAGGCGCTCGGCCTGCCGGTGTTCTACCTCGAGCCGCGGTCCTTCGAGGGCGTGGCCAGCGCCATCGAGCGCCTGGGACGCCTGGCCGGCACAGCCGATGCCGCGGATCGCGAGGCGAGGCGCTTTCGCGACGGCATGATCGAGCTTCGAGAACGCTATGCCGGGCGAGCACCGGTGCGCGTCTTCTATCAGGTGTGGGACGAGCCGCTGATGACCGTCAACGACGCGCACCTGATCGGCTCGGTGCTGACCGCCTGCGGTGGCGTCAACGTTTTCGGCGACCTTGAGCGCCTGGTGCCGCGCATCGGCGACGAGTCGGTGCTCGACGCCGACCCCGAGGCGATATTGGCCGGCGGCATGGGCGAGGAGAGCCGTGAATGGCTCACCCACTGGGAGCAGTACACGAACCTCACGGCGGTGGCGGAGGGCAACCTCTTCTTCGTGCCGCCGTCGCTGATCCAGCGCCCCACGCCGCGCCTGCTCGAGGGCAGCCGGCTGTTCTGCGAGAAACTGGAGGCAGCCCGTGCACGCCGCTAG
- a CDS encoding FecCD family ABC transporter permease — protein sequence MAAMALAVSVGSVNITPAALWEVALGRGDALARILVLELRVPRALSAFATGGLLALAGALMQVLLRNPLADPYVLGLSGGAAVGALAAMLAGLGGAVISGSAFAGAFLSTLLVFGLAHGTGSWTPSRLLLTGVVVAAGWGAVVTLMLAVSPVERLPGMLYWLMGDLSYAHTPGYPLVVLLGVCLLAFPLGRSLNVLARGALQAAALGVVVRPLEWTIYITASLLTAMAVTTAGSIGFVGLVVPHMLRLMLGNDQRLILPACALAGGTLLVLADTLARTIIAPEQLPVGVITALLGVPTFLYLLYRSR from the coding sequence ATGGCCGCCATGGCGTTGGCGGTGTCGGTCGGCAGCGTCAACATCACCCCCGCCGCGCTGTGGGAGGTGGCCCTGGGGCGCGGCGACGCCCTGGCGCGCATCTTGGTGTTGGAGCTGCGTGTGCCGCGGGCCCTCTCGGCATTTGCCACCGGTGGCCTGCTGGCATTGGCCGGTGCGCTGATGCAGGTATTGCTGCGCAATCCCTTGGCGGACCCCTACGTGCTGGGCCTCTCGGGCGGTGCCGCAGTGGGAGCGCTGGCGGCGATGCTTGCCGGGTTGGGCGGCGCGGTGATCAGCGGCTCGGCTTTCGCCGGGGCCTTTCTCTCGACACTGCTGGTTTTTGGCCTGGCCCATGGCACCGGCAGTTGGACGCCTTCCCGCCTGCTGCTCACCGGCGTGGTGGTGGCGGCCGGGTGGGGCGCGGTGGTCACGTTGATGCTGGCGGTGAGCCCCGTTGAGCGTCTTCCCGGCATGCTCTACTGGCTGATGGGCGATCTATCCTACGCCCACACACCCGGCTATCCGCTCGTCGTGCTGCTGGGGGTGTGCCTGCTCGCCTTCCCGCTGGGGCGCAGTCTCAACGTGTTGGCCCGCGGGGCGCTGCAGGCCGCGGCCCTGGGCGTGGTGGTGCGTCCGCTGGAGTGGACGATCTACATCACGGCTAGCCTGCTCACCGCCATGGCGGTGACCACGGCCGGCAGCATCGGCTTCGTCGGCCTGGTGGTACCGCACATGCTGCGCCTGATGCTGGGCAACGACCAACGTCTGATCCTGCCTGCTTGTGCCCTGGCTGGCGGCACCCTGCTGGTGCTCGCCGACACCCTGGCGCGCACCATCATCGCTCCGGAACAGCTTCCGGTGGGGGTGATCACGGCGCTGCTCGGCGTACCGACCTTCCTCTACCTGCTCTACCGGAGCCGCTGA
- a CDS encoding ABC transporter ATP-binding protein, producing MSRLEARNLVIDVPGRRDGRALNLDLEPGQVWGVLGPNGAGKTTLLHTLAGLRAPRAGSVRLDGGALASLPRRRVARALGLVFQERQDGFPATVRETALIGRHPWLSPWQMEGGEDLQLAEAALERLDVDHLAERLVSTLSGGERQRLAIATVLTQAPAIWLADEPTNHLDLHHQTAVMALLAGEAQAGRAVMLCLHDLNLAARWCDHLLLLYPDGEACWGSRDAMLVPAALERLYGQRLATAMVGGAPVFVSVR from the coding sequence ATGAGCCGACTCGAGGCGCGAAATCTGGTCATCGACGTACCGGGCCGTCGCGACGGTCGGGCGCTGAACCTGGACCTGGAGCCCGGGCAGGTGTGGGGCGTGCTCGGCCCCAACGGGGCCGGCAAAACCACCTTGCTGCATACCCTGGCGGGGCTGCGAGCACCGCGGGCCGGCAGCGTGCGTCTCGACGGGGGCGCGCTCGCCTCGCTGCCGCGCCGCCGGGTCGCCCGCGCCCTGGGCCTGGTCTTCCAGGAGCGCCAGGACGGCTTTCCCGCCACGGTGCGCGAGACGGCATTGATCGGGCGCCATCCCTGGCTGTCGCCCTGGCAGATGGAGGGCGGCGAGGATCTACAGTTGGCCGAGGCTGCGCTCGAGCGGCTCGATGTCGACCACTTGGCCGAGCGGCTAGTCAGCACGCTCTCGGGCGGTGAAAGGCAGCGCCTGGCCATCGCCACGGTGCTGACCCAGGCGCCGGCCATCTGGCTCGCCGACGAGCCAACCAACCATCTTGACCTGCATCACCAGACCGCGGTGATGGCGCTGCTCGCTGGCGAGGCCCAGGCCGGCAGGGCGGTTATGCTGTGCCTGCACGACCTCAACCTCGCCGCTCGCTGGTGCGACCATCTGCTGCTGCTCTACCCCGACGGTGAAGCGTGTTGGGGGTCGCGCGATGCCATGCTGGTACCTGCAGCCCTTGAGCGCCTCTACGGCCAGCGATTGGCCACCGCCATGGTGGGTGGCGCCCCAGTCTTCGTTTCCGTGAGGTGA
- a CDS encoding hydantoinase/oxoprolinase N-terminal domain-containing protein, whose product MGYRLGIDTGGTFTDAVLLDEADQVVAMAKRLTTRLDLQQGIADALRALPADLLSRVDLVSLSSTLTTNSAVEGKGAPICVLLIGYDERQVKATGLVSLLGANSLIMLGGGHDAEGRELAPLDEQALRRTILAWRERVSAFAVSASFSVRNPAHEQRTAELVHELTGKPVTCGHELAASLGAPRRAMTAALNARMIAYVARLIEAVQGLLHRHRILAPLMIVKGDGSLISADSAILQPITTVLSGPAASVNGAMMLSGRRNLIVADMGGTTTDIAVVRDGLPTLSFDGARVGDWRPMVEAIKLYSIGLGGDSEVTFAPGRGLAIGPRRVLPMSLLVSQHPELHEALLRQLNLPPGSNHNRFAMRLQHDEALMGQLSVDEHEAWAQLGDGPVEMLSAVEEKRWLARALTSLERRGLVIFSGFTPTDAAHVLGISRHWDVEAARLAAIIWAKRMRRQYGLGRWPEGDAEAPSREIYGRVVEAISTKLIEAGLHDADVDSQQGRLAASLAALILRGKSRVAVAPSVFTLKFAPTSPVVAVGGPAASYYPAVGEALGAEVVLPSHGEVANAVGTLLGQVVQRVHVSVLQPVQGRFRVFLPNGPCDHVTLEAAYAMARQTAAERAEALAWQAGAAEVEVRFEIEENRVDNDIDGEVFFEARVTALAIGPPRRTRT is encoded by the coding sequence ATGGGTTATCGGCTGGGCATCGATACGGGCGGTACCTTTACCGACGCGGTCCTCCTGGACGAGGCCGACCAGGTGGTGGCGATGGCCAAGCGTCTGACGACGCGCCTGGACCTTCAGCAGGGCATCGCCGATGCCTTGAGGGCGCTGCCCGCCGACTTGCTGTCCCGGGTCGACCTGGTGTCACTGTCGTCGACGCTGACGACCAACTCGGCGGTAGAGGGCAAGGGAGCACCGATCTGTGTACTACTGATTGGGTATGACGAGCGACAGGTCAAGGCGACCGGACTGGTCTCACTCCTTGGCGCCAACAGTCTGATTATGCTGGGCGGCGGCCATGACGCGGAAGGTCGCGAACTCGCGCCCCTGGATGAGCAAGCCCTACGCAGAACAATCCTGGCCTGGCGGGAGCGGGTATCGGCCTTTGCCGTCTCGGCCTCCTTCAGTGTCCGCAACCCGGCTCACGAGCAGCGCACGGCGGAACTCGTGCATGAGCTGACAGGCAAACCGGTGACCTGCGGCCATGAGCTGGCGGCTTCTCTGGGGGCGCCGCGCCGTGCCATGACCGCAGCGCTGAATGCCCGCATGATCGCCTATGTTGCTCGTCTCATTGAGGCGGTCCAAGGGCTGTTGCACCGCCACCGTATTTTGGCACCGCTGATGATCGTGAAGGGCGACGGTTCACTGATTTCCGCTGACAGCGCCATCCTGCAGCCCATCACCACGGTGCTGTCCGGGCCAGCGGCCAGTGTCAACGGCGCCATGATGCTTAGCGGCCGCCGTAACCTGATCGTCGCCGACATGGGGGGAACCACGACGGATATTGCCGTGGTGCGAGACGGTTTGCCGACGCTCTCCTTCGACGGCGCCCGGGTGGGGGACTGGCGTCCCATGGTAGAGGCGATCAAGCTCTATTCCATCGGCCTTGGCGGCGATAGTGAAGTCACCTTCGCGCCTGGTCGAGGCCTTGCCATCGGACCTCGCCGCGTGTTGCCCATGAGCCTGTTGGTCAGTCAGCATCCCGAGCTACACGAGGCCCTGCTGCGGCAGCTCAACCTTCCTCCGGGCAGCAACCATAATCGCTTCGCCATGCGCCTACAACACGACGAAGCGCTTATGGGCCAGCTCAGCGTCGATGAGCATGAGGCCTGGGCGCAGTTGGGCGACGGACCAGTGGAAATGCTGAGTGCGGTGGAAGAGAAACGCTGGCTGGCCCGTGCACTAACCAGCCTGGAACGTCGTGGCCTGGTGATCTTCAGCGGTTTCACACCCACCGATGCCGCCCATGTCCTGGGTATCTCACGCCACTGGGATGTCGAGGCCGCCCGCCTGGCAGCGATCATCTGGGCCAAGCGCATGCGCCGCCAATACGGGCTTGGACGCTGGCCGGAAGGCGATGCGGAAGCGCCATCACGCGAGATCTATGGCCGAGTGGTCGAGGCCATCTCTACCAAACTGATCGAGGCGGGGCTGCATGATGCCGATGTCGATAGCCAGCAAGGGCGGCTGGCGGCCTCCTTGGCGGCATTGATCCTGCGTGGGAAGTCCCGTGTCGCCGTGGCCCCATCGGTCTTCACGCTGAAATTCGCGCCGACATCCCCTGTGGTCGCGGTGGGCGGGCCGGCAGCAAGCTACTATCCGGCGGTTGGCGAGGCGCTGGGCGCCGAAGTTGTGTTGCCTTCCCACGGCGAGGTGGCTAACGCCGTGGGCACGCTGCTCGGCCAAGTGGTTCAGCGAGTTCATGTCTCTGTTCTGCAGCCAGTACAAGGCCGCTTTAGGGTCTTCCTGCCCAATGGCCCCTGCGACCACGTCACACTCGAGGCAGCCTATGCGATGGCGCGGCAAACGGCCGCCGAGCGCGCTGAAGCCTTGGCTTGGCAGGCCGGTGCGGCCGAGGTGGAGGTGCGCTTCGAGATTGAGGAAAACCGTGTCGATAACGACATCGACGGGGAAGTCTTCTTCGAGGCGAGGGTAACGGCCTTGGCCATCGGACCACCGCGCCGTACTCGAACATGA
- a CDS encoding ASKHA domain-containing protein: MSDAHEALVVFTPSGRRGRFPVGTPVLEAARALGVDIDSVCGGRGLCGRCQVDLCEGRFAKHGVSSWPDHLSAKSDTEQAWEKRRGPLRDGRRLSCSTLLLGDAVIDVPPASQVHRQIVRKRAEVLDIALDPIVRLYYVEVQEPDMHVPASDMRRLKEALAHEWRLTGLETDIRVVQQLQQALRRGGWGVTVAVHDDRRLIAVWPGFQAQAYGLAVDVGSTTIAAHLCHLQTGEVVASTGRMNPQIRYGEDLMSRVSYIMMHPSGDQAMTRSVRDALNELTVELATEADVPLDAILEATFVGNPIMQSLVFGINPVELGGAPFALATDEAIDGLWATEMDLAIHPNARVYGLPCIAGHVGADTAGMILSESPYLGEELMLLVDVGTNAEIVLGNRHRLLACSSPTGPAFEGAQISGGQRAAAGAIERVRIDPLTLEPRFKVIGGELWSDEPGFDAAMASHGITGICGSGIIEVVAEMYLAGVITRDGIVQGGLAARSERIVADGRTFAYVLHRDATRTIAITQADIRAIQLAKAALYAGIRLLMEHFGTDRVDRIRLAGAFGAHIDVKYAMTLGLIPDCDLAHVTSAGNAAGTGARIALLSRKARREIEEVVRRVEKVETATEPRFQEHFVAAMAIPHRHDPFPQLSAHVTLPAVTEDASATARGGRRRRRQRA; encoded by the coding sequence ATGTCCGATGCTCACGAAGCGCTCGTCGTCTTCACCCCTTCCGGGCGCCGCGGACGCTTCCCGGTCGGCACCCCGGTGCTGGAGGCTGCTCGCGCGCTGGGGGTCGACATCGATTCGGTGTGCGGCGGGCGCGGCCTGTGCGGCCGCTGCCAGGTCGACCTCTGCGAGGGGCGCTTCGCTAAGCACGGGGTCTCGTCATGGCCGGATCACCTCTCCGCCAAGAGCGACACCGAGCAGGCCTGGGAGAAGCGTCGCGGGCCGCTGCGCGACGGCCGTCGGCTGAGCTGCTCGACCCTCCTGCTCGGCGACGCCGTGATCGATGTGCCGCCTGCCAGCCAGGTGCACCGTCAGATCGTGCGCAAGCGGGCCGAGGTGCTCGACATCGCGCTCGACCCCATCGTGCGCCTCTACTACGTGGAGGTGCAGGAGCCGGACATGCACGTTCCGGCCTCGGACATGCGCCGCCTCAAGGAGGCCCTGGCCCACGAGTGGCGGCTGACCGGGCTGGAAACCGACATCCGCGTCGTCCAGCAACTGCAGCAGGCCCTGCGCCGGGGCGGCTGGGGCGTGACGGTGGCGGTCCACGACGACCGCCGCCTCATCGCCGTCTGGCCGGGCTTCCAGGCGCAGGCCTACGGCCTAGCCGTGGACGTGGGCTCGACGACCATCGCCGCCCACCTGTGCCATCTGCAGACCGGCGAGGTGGTCGCCTCCACCGGGCGCATGAACCCGCAGATCCGCTACGGCGAGGACCTGATGAGTCGGGTCTCCTATATCATGATGCACCCCAGCGGCGATCAGGCCATGACGCGCTCGGTGCGCGACGCCCTGAACGAGCTGACGGTGGAACTGGCCACCGAGGCTGACGTGCCGCTGGACGCCATCCTCGAGGCGACCTTCGTCGGCAACCCGATCATGCAGAGCCTGGTGTTCGGCATCAACCCGGTGGAGCTGGGCGGTGCGCCCTTTGCGCTGGCCACCGACGAGGCCATCGACGGGCTGTGGGCCACCGAGATGGACCTGGCCATCCACCCCAACGCCCGGGTCTATGGCCTGCCCTGCATCGCCGGGCACGTGGGGGCCGACACCGCCGGGATGATCCTCTCCGAGTCGCCCTACCTGGGCGAGGAACTGATGCTGCTGGTCGACGTGGGCACCAATGCCGAGATCGTGCTGGGCAACCGCCACCGGCTGCTGGCCTGCTCCAGCCCCACCGGGCCGGCCTTCGAGGGCGCCCAGATCAGCGGCGGGCAGCGGGCGGCTGCCGGTGCCATCGAGCGGGTGCGCATCGACCCCCTGACGCTGGAGCCGCGCTTCAAGGTCATCGGTGGCGAGCTGTGGTCCGACGAGCCGGGCTTCGACGCGGCGATGGCGTCCCACGGTATCACGGGCATCTGCGGCTCGGGCATCATCGAGGTCGTCGCCGAGATGTACCTGGCCGGCGTCATCACTCGGGACGGCATCGTGCAGGGCGGCCTGGCGGCGCGCAGCGAACGGATCGTGGCCGACGGGCGCACCTTCGCCTACGTGCTGCATCGCGACGCGACGCGGACCATTGCCATCACCCAGGCCGACATCCGCGCCATCCAGCTGGCCAAGGCCGCGCTCTACGCGGGCATCCGCCTGCTGATGGAGCACTTCGGCACCGACCGCGTCGATCGCATCCGCCTCGCCGGGGCCTTCGGCGCTCACATCGACGTCAAGTACGCCATGACCCTGGGGTTGATCCCCGACTGTGATCTGGCGCACGTCACCTCGGCGGGCAACGCCGCTGGCACGGGCGCGCGCATCGCCCTATTGAGCCGCAAGGCGCGCCGCGAAATCGAGGAGGTGGTGCGCCGCGTGGAAAAGGTGGAGACCGCCACCGAGCCGCGTTTCCAGGAGCACTTCGTGGCCGCCATGGCGATCCCTCATCGCCACGATCCCTTCCCGCAACTGAGCGCCCACGTGACCCTGCCGGCGGTGACGGAGGATGCCAGCGCCACAGCGCGCGGCGGCCGGCGCCGGCGCCGGCAGCGCGCCTGA
- a CDS encoding dihydropteroate synthase, with translation MTDTVISSHKKEVVIGFERPFVVIGERINPTGRKQLAAEMAAGDFSRVVKDVEDQLAHGAHMLDVNAGIPLADEPAILAQTVELVQSLTDVPLCIDSSVIKALEAGLAVYKGKALVNSVTGEDESLEAVLPLVKKYGAAVVAISNDETGISHDPDVRFAVAKKIVERAADHGIPACDVVVDPLVMPIGAVNSAGRQVFALCHRLQQELKVNTTCGASNVSFGLPNRNGINAAFMSMAIASGMTSAITNPLHTEIMTAIMGADVMMGHDPDCMRWIQKFREPPAVGADGAEGRGRRQTRRRRAVT, from the coding sequence ATGACCGATACTGTCATCAGCTCGCACAAGAAGGAAGTCGTGATCGGCTTCGAGCGGCCCTTCGTGGTCATCGGCGAGCGCATCAACCCCACTGGCCGCAAGCAGCTGGCTGCGGAAATGGCCGCCGGCGACTTCTCCCGCGTGGTCAAGGACGTGGAGGATCAACTGGCGCACGGCGCGCACATGCTGGACGTCAATGCCGGCATCCCGCTAGCCGACGAACCGGCGATCCTGGCCCAGACCGTCGAGCTGGTGCAGTCGCTGACCGACGTGCCGCTGTGCATCGACTCCTCGGTCATCAAGGCACTCGAGGCGGGCCTGGCGGTTTATAAGGGCAAGGCGCTGGTCAACTCGGTGACCGGCGAGGACGAGAGCCTCGAGGCGGTGCTGCCGCTGGTGAAGAAATATGGGGCGGCGGTGGTGGCGATCAGCAACGATGAAACCGGCATCTCCCACGACCCCGACGTGCGCTTCGCCGTCGCCAAGAAGATCGTCGAGCGCGCCGCCGACCACGGCATCCCTGCCTGCGACGTGGTGGTCGATCCGCTGGTGATGCCGATCGGCGCGGTGAACTCGGCGGGCCGCCAGGTATTTGCCCTGTGCCACCGCCTGCAGCAGGAGCTCAAGGTCAACACTACCTGCGGGGCCTCCAACGTCAGCTTCGGCCTGCCCAACCGCAACGGCATTAATGCGGCGTTCATGAGCATGGCCATCGCCTCGGGGATGACCTCGGCGATCACCAACCCGCTGCACACCGAGATCATGACCGCGATCATGGGCGCCGACGTGATGATGGGGCACGACCCCGATTGTATGCGCTGGATCCAGAAATTCCGTGAGCCACCGGCCGTCGGTGCGGACGGGGCCGAAGGGCGCGGGCGGCGGCAGACGCGCCGACGCCGCGCCGTGACCTGA
- a CDS encoding methylenetetrahydrofolate reductase has translation MKFDDEPVPGYSLPILPGHVSPGRLERVLRAGKFAITSEIDPPDSADPAEVLKRAAIFDGYVDAINATDGSGAHCHMSSVGVCSLLTRVGYATILQISCRDRNRIAIQGEILGAAAMGACNLLCLSGDGVQAGDHPQAKPVFDLDSMSLLEIARGMRDECRFQSGRKIDVPPRIFLGAAENPFVPPLEWRPHRLAKKVAAGAQFIQTQYCFDIPRLRDFMLKVNDLGLLEGPDRVFILPGVGPLASARSARWIRDNVPGVHIPDAVIARLEGAQNQKEEGKRLCMDLLHQIREIPGVSGAHIMAYRQEHTVAEIIEGTGVLEGRVPWYPGRDNPAELNPESPDALAEEFEPVSG, from the coding sequence ATGAAGTTCGACGACGAGCCCGTACCGGGCTACTCCCTGCCGATCCTGCCGGGCCACGTCTCGCCCGGGCGCCTGGAGCGCGTGCTGCGCGCCGGCAAGTTTGCCATCACCAGCGAGATCGACCCGCCGGACTCCGCCGACCCCGCCGAGGTGCTCAAGCGTGCGGCGATCTTCGACGGTTACGTGGATGCCATCAACGCCACCGACGGCTCCGGTGCGCACTGCCACATGTCCAGCGTCGGGGTCTGCTCGCTGCTCACCCGAGTGGGTTATGCCACCATTCTGCAGATCTCATGCCGCGACCGGAACCGCATCGCCATACAGGGCGAGATCCTGGGGGCCGCGGCCATGGGCGCCTGCAACCTACTGTGCCTGTCCGGCGACGGCGTCCAGGCCGGCGACCATCCCCAAGCCAAGCCAGTGTTCGATCTCGACTCCATGTCGCTCTTGGAGATCGCCCGTGGTATGCGCGACGAGTGTCGCTTCCAGAGCGGGCGCAAGATCGACGTGCCACCGCGGATCTTCCTCGGCGCGGCCGAGAACCCTTTTGTGCCACCCCTGGAGTGGCGCCCGCACCGGTTGGCCAAGAAGGTCGCTGCCGGGGCGCAGTTCATCCAGACCCAGTACTGCTTCGACATCCCCCGGCTGCGTGACTTCATGCTCAAGGTGAACGACCTGGGGCTGCTCGAGGGGCCGGACCGCGTATTCATCCTGCCCGGCGTCGGGCCGCTCGCCTCGGCGCGCAGTGCACGCTGGATCCGCGACAACGTGCCCGGCGTGCACATCCCCGATGCTGTGATCGCGCGCCTCGAGGGCGCCCAGAACCAGAAGGAGGAGGGCAAGCGGCTGTGCATGGACCTACTTCACCAGATCCGCGAGATCCCTGGGGTCAGCGGTGCCCACATCATGGCCTACCGCCAGGAGCATACCGTGGCCGAGATCATCGAAGGCACCGGCGTGCTGGAGGGCCGCGTGCCCTGGTACCCGGGGCGCGACAACCCGGCCGAACTCAATCCGGAGTCGCCCGACGCGCTGGCGGAAGAGTTCGAGCCTGTGTCGGGATGA